A single genomic interval of Aedes aegypti strain LVP_AGWG chromosome 1, AaegL5.0 Primary Assembly, whole genome shotgun sequence harbors:
- the LOC5566654 gene encoding NADH dehydrogenase [ubiquinone] flavoprotein 2, mitochondrial, which translates to MLTNSFKIIPKVRLLRGISSSAARCSDNLFVHRDTAEDNPSIPFEFTEENKKRVNAILNIYPEGHKRGAMIPLLDLAQRQHGWLPISAMHRVADILGLPNMRVYEVATFYTMFMRKPTGTYHVQVCTTTPCWLRGSDEIMTACKEKLGIGAGETTKDGKFTISEVECLGACVNAPMIAVNDDYYEDLTAKDTIEILSDLKQGKVPRPGPRNGRFASEPTGGLTSLTEEPKGPGFGMQTGF; encoded by the exons atgctgacaaactcctttaaaataattccaaag GTGAGACTCCTCCGAGGAATCAGCAGTTCAGCGGCAAGATGTAGCGATAATCTCTTTGTGCACCGAGATACGGCCGAAGATAATCCCAGCATCCCGTTTGAGTTTACCGAGGAAAACAAAAAG AGGGTTAATGCCATTCTCAACATTTATCCGGAAGGTCATAAGCGTGGAGCCATGATTCCGCTGTTGGATTTGGCACAACGCCAACATGGTTGGTTGCCCATCTCGGCTATGCATAGAGTGGCGGATATTTTAGGCCTTCCGAACATGAGAGTTTACGAAGTAGCAACATTTTACACCATGTTTATGCGAAAACCTACAGGAACCTATCATGTGCAGGTATGCACTACAACTCCGTGCTGGTTGCGTGGATCTGATGAAATAATGACTGCTTGTAAG GAAAAACTAGGCATTGGAGCAGGTGAAACAACAAAGGACGGAAAATTCACCATATCAGAAGTAGAATGTTTGGGCGCGTGTGTGAATGCCCCAATGATCGCAGTCAATGACGATTATTACGAAGATTTGACAGCAAAGGATACTATAGAAATTTTGAGTGATTTAAAGCAAGGTAAGGTTCCAAGACCAGGGCCAAGGAACGGACGATTCGCTTCGGAACCTACAGGCGGTTTAACATCGTTGACCGAAGAACCAAAAGGTCCAGGATTCGGAATGCAAACAGGCTTTTAG